The window CCATGGTTACCGAAGCGACATTCGGTGTTCAACGGCCGAGAGATGGAGTATCGGAACTGGAAGAACTGAAGCGAAGCATAGAGTTGAACGCCGGTTAGGTCCAAACCCCCAGAAGATCAGATACACTGCGAGGTTGTGATGCCGAAACCAGGATTCCAACGGTAACGGGCATACCGTTATATACATAATGCCTGCTGGCCTTCAGAATCCAGGAGCTTGGTTCGCCGTGGCGACGTTCAAGATTGAGGGCTTTCCATGGCGCTAGGCGAAGCCGGTGTATGCCACAAGTTTGACCTGAAGGATCTATTTACATGCCGTTACCCAAAAGCATGGCCTAGAACAGACCTAGAGCAGTATTGTCTGAATCATGTCCGCCAGAGTCAGTGTCAACACCGGTGTTGGAGTCTGTGTGCTAGTGGGCTAGCTTGAGCGTTCTCGTACGACGGAATCCGGTATAACCGTTGGTTTAGACTTGAGCCGATGACCTGTGTGTCGGTACTGAAGTTGACATGCGGGCTCCTTGATTACCCCTGAAAGCAGTCATTCAGTTAGAGTCAGGCATCATGAGCTGAACCTGGGGTTCTGCGTGTGCGCTGTGTTCTTCGAAACAAGGTGGCACTTTAAAGACAGCCCTTGAATATTCTCATCGTCGTTTCTGTTGAACTGCCTGCAGGCTTGGTAAGGGTTGACGGTTATTCAGCCGTCGAGTGGCGCACCTAGTCTAGGCGATTCCCTGTGACCGCTCCCAACGAGAGAAAGCCGTTGTCGACCGAAAATACCGGCCTCCTAGACTGACGAGAGCTTTATCGACATGGAAAGCGACCATACCTGCTGCCTCTGGTAGCTTCTCCGGGGTCAGATCTCAGGATTTGAAAGAGGTCGAAAACATGACCCATGACCAGAATTTCCGGCTCCTGAACGTCGAGTGAATCTTGACTGTTTCACTCAACCCCCGagtcccttcttctcctcatgATGGCTTCTCTGAGTAACGTTCTTCATATCATCATGTGCTTTCGAAAGCGCCAGCCCTCCCATGATGAGAGCCCAATACCAGACATCCCCCCCGAGATTCCCATGCCGGCATGTCAAGACAGCAACCGCCCCAGCAGCTTTGGCGGCCTAGTCAGCCAACACAACCTCCAAAGAATCGGCATCCCACCCCTCAAAACCGagtccatcaccaacaatgaCAAGCTCTCAGCCGTCTCACGCGTGTCCGGTGCGACCCGGAATCCCCCACCGATTCGCACGCCACAGGAGATGGCCAACGTACCCAAGAACGTGCTCCTAGAAGAAGTCCTTGGCGGCCTGCGGCAACTAGCCGCGTCCCCGACCCCCTTGACACCTACCAGTGTTCGACCAAAGTACCCGATTTCCATGACTGAGCAGCGACATCCAGGGAAACCTGACGCAAAAATCCATTGGAGCACAAAGCCATTTGAGGTTCCGAGGGACGCAGTGACCCCGGAACTTCCCATGTCGGAGAAGGGTGACCCTCTGGCAGAGGCCCGTTATGTCTCTGGTATTCCTCTGGCGTGCCTGATGGCTGGGCTGATGTTTGCGGTGTTTTTGACTTCGATTGACAGAACGATTATATCAACGGTGGGTGGAACATGATGCTATCTAGTATTCTCTTCCTCTACTGACCTTTGTAGGCTATTCCGAATATTACCGAGGAGTTCAAGTCGACGCCAGATATTGGCTGGTATGGCTCAGCATATATGCTCACAGCCTGTGCCTTTCAGCCCATGTTTGGTCGCATCTATACGATTTTCTCTGTTAAAGTCTCGTATCTGGTAGCCGTGTTTCTCTTTGAACTGGGATCGTTACTCTGCGGTATATCAAAGACGTCCATGACTTTGATCATCGGGCGAGCCATTGCAGGGCTGGGTTGTGCAGGCATCCTCACTGGGAGTTTCGTTGTCGTTTCAACCACGATTCCGTTGCATTTGCGGCCTGTTTTCATTGCTATTGTTGGGTTAATGTAAGTGATCATCACCACGAGGTTCTCTTCGCTGCTCATCTGACCCTATTCAGGTTTGGGATCGGTGCTTCCCTTGGACCCctgatgggtggtgtttttACAGACTTGGTGGTGAGTATCCGGCAACCGATGTATTTGTCGAGAAGATACTGACAACTCGAGACATGGCGATGGTGCTTctacatcaacctccccgtTGGCGGTGCCACCGCCGCGGCCATGATGATTTTCTTTCATCCAGCAAAGAACAAGGGAGCCAACCGGCCATTCTGGCAACGTATCTTGGCCTTGGATATCCTTGGAAATGCGCTTCTCCTGGCGGCGTCCATCATGCTCTTCCTGGCGCTCGAGTACACAACCCAGGGGGTGGCCTGGTCAAGTGCAGAGGTTATCGGACTCTTGACTGGGTGCGGCGTCGTCGCCGTCATCTTCATGGCGTGGCAATGGTGGAAAGGAGATGAGGCGCTGATGCCGCCTCGAATTGTCACTCAGCGTACGGTGGCTGCTTCTTGCGGCATGGCGTTCATGACCTATGGTGCGCTCATCAAcctgaccttcttcttgcccatcTGGTTCCAAGCAATCAAGGATGACAGCGCTATTGGTTCGGGTGTCAACATGATCCCCTACTTTTTGGTAAACGCCTTCTTTTCGCTCTTGGCTGGCATATTTGTCACCAGGATCGGTTACGTTACGCCTCCAGCCGTGATTGGAAGTGCTATCGGTACTATTGGTCTTGGATTGCTGACGCTCTTGAATCCGCGCACCACGACGGGGCAGTGGGTGGGCTACGAGATGGTGTGCAGTGTAGGGTTTGGCATGTCGATCCAACAGGGATTCACAGCTGTTCAGACGGTACTTGCGGAGGACGACATGGCGGTTGGAAcagcagcggtggtggcgtCGCAGTCGTTGGGAGGCGCCATCATCCTATCGATCGGAAACAGCGTGTTTCAACACCAGCTCTTGAAGGCATCAGAGGCTAATATCCTGCCCGGAGTCGACATCAAGAAGCTTATCGATGTGGGCGCGGCTTCATTCCATAATCTTGTACTGGATGATGAGCTGCCATTAATGTTGGAGGTGTACAATGCTGCACTGCGATTGGTGTTTATTGTGGGCATCCCCATGGGTGCAATGGCTGCCATCATTTCGTGCTTCCTCGAGTTCAAGTCAGTCAAGGCGAacaaggaggttgatgtggcGAAAACTCGTGCCGAGGATGTCGCGCAAAAAGCGTAAGAAAACAATAATATGAGGAATTCATGTATGTATGAGATCAGGTATTTCATGAATAGGAAAGCTTGAGATTCACTGCACGAGGGAAACGCGATATCACGTGTGGCCGGCTGTGCTCCGGAATGGGTGCAGCTGTCAACTCTTGGCGTCTGCAAGGTCGCTGCTCTTGGGTGGATCAAAGAAGCTGGGCCGGTGGGGCTCTCTTTTTATCGATATCAACCGGGCAAGGCTACGATTACCTTTCTGGAAGCTCCGTCACCTTTCCAAACTAAAGCCAATTCACCCGATCCGCGACAGCTTCATCACACTCTCCCACACCACAATATCCACGATGGACGACCGATCGCTCACCAAGCGCATCCAGACGCTGCACAAGGCTGCTGCGAAAGAGCCTCCATCCGTGGTCCTCCAGTTgctggaggagttgaagaaggagccTGCCCCGACTGAAGAGCAGCTTCGTGTAAGACCTCTCTCCTGTCCCTGCCGCGGCGGGCGGGCGGGTTGACTTTTTTGGCCACTCTGTTGATCATATTGCCCGCAGTCCACCAAAgccggcgtcgtcgtcggtaAAATGCgatcaaacaccaacaaagaCATCGCAAGATTGGCTACCGAAATCGTGTCCAAGTGGAGGAAGAACGTCGACTCGGCCAAggacaagcgcaaggttgaACTCGCCAAGGACTCGCCCACCCCGAAGAGCGTCAGCTcgcctctccctccatcatcatcttccaacAAGCCATACGAGGGCGATACCGAGAGACGGCATTTCAAGACGGACAAGGTAGATCTCAAGCGCACCGGTCATCAAGCTCGCGACGGCTGTATCGGCGTTCTTTACAACGGCCTGGCATACAGGGCCACAGAGTctgtcgaggaggttgtcaGACTCGCcatggaggtggaggctgcCGCTTTCAGAGTTTTCAAGGGCGACACGCCAGAGTATCGCCAAAAGATTCGCGGCCTCATGACCAGTTTGAAGCGCAAGGACAACCCTGCCTTGGGAAAGCGCGTACGATCCGGAGCCATCACGCCGGACACGTTTGTCAAGATGACGGACGTTGAGCTTGCCTCGGATGCCCAGCgtgccgaggacgagaagctgcagcagGAGAACATGAAGAAGGCGCAGGTGCCCATGGCGGAGAAGTCGATCAGTGATGCTCTCAAGTGTGGCAAGTGCGGGCAGAAGAAGGTATCGTACAGCCAGGCTCAGACTAGGTCTGCTGATGAGCCGATGACGACATTTTGCGAATGCACTGTGTGCGGTAACAGGTGGAAGGTAAGTTTTCACTTCGACAGCCTTGCGTCAAGTGGTTCTCGCGTGCTAACAGATGGCAACAGTTCTCCTAGCGAGCAAGGCGTTTTCCTACTTTTTGTCGTGTTTTGGTTGGGatttggcgtttggggaACGCGCACCATTTTCGTCTTTTGCTGCGTTTTTGCATGATACCCGAGCAGCGGCCAGGCAGTACTTGAGGCTCTGTCTCGgggatgggagaggtggcTGAAGGATCCGGAGGAGGTATTTACCTATTTCTATTGAACTCTAGATTTAGAGCACAGGCTGTACTATACGCAATTTCACGAGAGGCCGATGACAGTGAAGCATGTCTGGGACTTTTGGGACATGATTAGCTTGGACAGTTCACAGGTCAGAACTACGCTCGCCAGCGATCCCGACAAGGAGATTTGCCGGACGTTTCTTACGAGAATACATATATCGGTAGTTGACATAACAACCGTGAGTGGGTCGACTCACTGTCCCTTTTCTCGAGCTTTTCCGTA is drawn from Podospora pseudocomata strain CBS 415.72m chromosome 1 map unlocalized CBS415.72m_1, whole genome shotgun sequence and contains these coding sequences:
- the tfs1 gene encoding transcription elongation factor TFIIS (EggNog:ENOG503NVD2; BUSCO:EOG092645TJ; COG:K), producing MDDRSLTKRIQTLHKAAAKEPPSVVLQLLEELKKEPAPTEEQLRSTKAGVVVGKMRSNTNKDIARLATEIVSKWRKNVDSAKDKRKVELAKDSPTPKSVSSPLPPSSSSNKPYEGDTERRHFKTDKVDLKRTGHQARDGCIGVLYNGLAYRATESVEEVVRLAMEVEAAAFRVFKGDTPEYRQKIRGLMTSLKRKDNPALGKRVRSGAITPDTFVKMTDVELASDAQRAEDEKLQQENMKKAQVPMAEKSISDALKCGKCGQKKVSYSQAQTRSADEPMTTFCECTVCGNRWKFS
- a CDS encoding uncharacterized protein (COG:U; EggNog:ENOG503P0TV); this encodes MMASLSNVLHIIMCFRKRQPSHDESPIPDIPPEIPMPACQDSNRPSSFGGLVSQHNLQRIGIPPLKTESITNNDKLSAVSRVSGATRNPPPIRTPQEMANVPKNVLLEEVLGGLRQLAASPTPLTPTSVRPKYPISMTEQRHPGKPDAKIHWSTKPFEVPRDAVTPELPMSEKGDPLAEARYVSGIPLACLMAGLMFAVFLTSIDRTIISTAIPNITEEFKSTPDIGWYGSAYMLTACAFQPMFGRIYTIFSVKVSYLVAVFLFELGSLLCGISKTSMTLIIGRAIAGLGCAGILTGSFVVVSTTIPLHLRPVFIAIVGLMFGIGASLGPLMGGVFTDLVTWRWCFYINLPVGGATAAAMMIFFHPAKNKGANRPFWQRILALDILGNALLLAASIMLFLALEYTTQGVAWSSAEVIGLLTGCGVVAVIFMAWQWWKGDEALMPPRIVTQRTVAASCGMAFMTYGALINLTFFLPIWFQAIKDDSAIGSGVNMIPYFLVNAFFSLLAGIFVTRIGYVTPPAVIGSAIGTIGLGLLTLLNPRTTTGQWVGYEMVCSVGFGMSIQQGFTAVQTVLAEDDMAVGTAAVVASQSLGGAIILSIGNSVFQHQLLKASEANILPGVDIKKLIDVGAASFHNLVLDDELPLMLEVYNAALRLVFIVGIPMGAMAAIISCFLEFKSVKANKEVDVAKTRAEDVAQKA